The proteins below come from a single Ptychodera flava strain L36383 chromosome 6, AS_Pfla_20210202, whole genome shotgun sequence genomic window:
- the LOC139134813 gene encoding uncharacterized protein isoform X4, which yields MGNQNSGEDSASYTTTDFDESDLYSLIAQSSRAPSPMEPPEADLSHLTEEERSHITEVLERARQLQDRDEQRVRELEEEYTAFAENIVRRASLTGMETDLCPICLTTELVLGAPSAGDPNTDRGTVCEDCERRVCRKCGSTAVSIATKKDKWLCHMCQKRRHLYTSSGMWYHGTRPALSRCSSVEEALSVMGASERRSSTPISEDSCIGAAGEERERKQLEHSESSEERPESESRSRGVGQSSSDEDGCKSSNAKDTGARPKTRTEPQDIPDKSEIRQDEQSLDNVSPSSTYDSGLGASTKIPSTDDMEVEEQRLQSDRIQSLSLHRQGTTESLDDDEMQRQLLDMAVGSCSLDDDEMQRQLLEMAGLGSEDQDETDDTCQTIPPGEISQSDDVPVGDRDGAYGEESPISTIPAKASSVSVSADRSADRTDTASAAPETRTETITDREETKQDSESAKLTQYILTNSTKNIMSIKNMIRQFEYKSASFDDEALTRDMSKTGAGKADGRTVTRGRLRKSGSLDSKTSGTFLFDNPVSMKPTRKHDPRWRHESLSDSEIRSGGKHIPIDTSSLVRSKASLAKSDSTLASKGRPDLSGLGTSISVESGIGSMESELNGKNGKSASPSINTSSVQDVQEGPEIRYQSFHDLRKVGTEEPTPSAQQTPQYNRQKPLNLPKRRRAKPVMEIPLSPIWDVEIVTPESDHPAGEFQSPEYSNPELAEESPIEPMAKVNYHEGEELCDDLTQKPVKVYEKVEKVTLVHDPQEMPVLSDTTDEKDQKSEEVGEQPLKETIDVHSTFGLQKRALDAVPEEPADFNKQVEKKEVREGALPKPESTTPKLPTAESKSEVPDVGAKDTERLRRTEKEYKSYIETFKQTPSKEDVSDEAEKGPEVLEEIIQNSSESTTTETIAEETFNGATTKSKSDVECHKIQATKMQVLDHSLDAPPESDESSSKRDITDQTTNAVDQSESKSLYNTMQALGTIATVVKDREGAIFVVSKYEEEEGDDDSKNKEKDVDKKDVADTSSQSKSDAKALTRRRHKPVPLPRTSKLPTLSTSTTGFLDEKLPISKTENDESSARDRRTRRTLPSTVAATKTTESTPTATKAGENNAKATSYGKYRSRSLDAIPQSKLPTRLGKIPEMTRMKSEETMTQSSTSKLPTKIPRVKSKSPPVFSRQTSTNGDGGSPESILESPVTPEIATKTFSEPKPSSPTQDARGKEPAFTLASPPREESRSDDSKTSRTVKTRASPPAPQQRKSDSKSEHERGRVPLRKQKESITADSSGDKVVKPPKPPVPPRKTIGTAMGKSFDGKLNPRQKAATAEMATETDVEVAPKPRPMKNISTAMGTSFDERRFMGRYSPRATTESATETYGQLSEAMRQKKAMLSEAVGTSFEQDAAPIKKQTTETGTSPPTPTKKTFSSMATGSFDVGLTDSKKLVESGTSSETATKKTVQTIATETSFEEVPKKRPSVEEKGTSPPSSPKITQSDLEQRSPARAAEVVLGVTTGSTSYHQNQLIFVSASQQRKSTDRRNHSEAAKVGLPRTVSVGTNTDDDMLRRSSIDQLLEDMDIRPSFTMSTYSDDEYTVPSVARARRLSLEDSDRRSSSLPSTPSRIPRSPSRSTSSDTEGFDSDADTPRKIRRRLPEIPPDAVPAPMPRRSKTSKADREVSEQEAERASELNKVKEMLFKKAEELERQRSMSEKTKTTSDIPGQRQEVTRITVRHTKLPTVAKKSGGGAKVATSVGATPKPSSIGFGNGAKTASAVRAKQAIPSTSSKRSSPPQEKQVSKQPPPPSRERFGYKRSSPTSAKQKQAKSEDAEETSNLTQMVFLTKSEEDIIREIEKQISDTSGTEYRAFEPAEIKREVRRKYADYIGHDFDLNSLSKLNTASSPVTTKESTTPDRPKRESPTQRGSRSSPKQSETSSKKKVSPTKDMRTTKQSEMVGHKRDSPTKDDRTSRSRLPLRKFTPTTKQEASRKSSGEQTRKTDDKPASQVPKYQYIGKADKDTPHKMQSNSKLDTSKSRKEDDKDSKDDVSSPNRSPKAQSRASPQSSPQRRRHRRQNSDPHVQKFSPIKEDSDFETQISAAELSKSKKSDKPSHGTSKSSSTKDSMPLPKQTRRRKDTPTVMPMSEEIIAQAERMSQEGEIIERKIKEEKREQLRKEIEKRKKQMEESARKLEEIKAMRKFDSQLDTVKTSYSYDDKLRNIETSRLGDHDRQYGSLETMSMARNMPNFSLSQSSSFNSSSDDMYMPGSQHLIFPLKSPQRTRQEEEEMGYHQQKKTADRQIHYDEITGSAVHIVQQNIVTSKDGQQQLPVSGMRRSAAFTGRDEIDAGLTESAPELETSDKTESPKRKRTGFHKTQGNGEYSGAPTSPSKAILARSKAVSSPTFRSSAAEGKKIKIRAESERSAYSSAEFGSFDFRSVGRDTDWSDPHGESDDESYAVKGSGSRYRGDRSHRDKSRDMMSPVSVSSAHGHRTKTFLFSRDPKDRSVRACVSGNGLGLKIVGGKRIPGTDQIGAYIAAIYPGSVCEQVDDLREGDQVCEWNGTSLTGRTYEEVQQIIRSTDGEVELKVRCSGVSMCESPRKPPPSKQPSESYQSSMENIPEHDEEGDLEKQRYSPSSGIDPTQLTRRLEGISRAQSQSGSSGSSVKHSSPPKWPESPGVSSPSEPSTPKGSRKQHQHHHHREKRHHRVSGEIQLQIRYEPRTHDLQINIIRARGLAPKDFNGLADPFVKVYLLPGRSAENKRRTKYIARSLNPQWEQVVFYRNLSPADLQKKSIEFTVWDYDRFSPNDFMGEVLIDLAESQYLDNRPRWFRLHEHDENNSAQLPKPKTLSPIRQRSPSKSHTLVLQKCRSHQDVMDDQPRDRSSSRSAEKTRSLTQLSRTESDDSAKEGAASLRPQRPHMPPSFWKEDKSAAPIMRKESKTAIDRPTTTTHSAMTAGKRIAAKENIHSATFPPTTSSSAVIHTPTAASRKAYSPDEPHDAAHAALAAAEEVVRQLQPALSESSSKSYTDSPLQQRKSYISDDVMIGGGYSLSSIPIPMRRTLSAGDTTPSLEHLARNSRIRRKPHYGSGDTTDSSNISTPRSSRHSSRERGQARSSPVRLLRKETTDTTTSTKSSYYYTADSKPPSTNYGQADSYHMPPLHIQPQPTIQSYYGYDPSISITTDTTYLSQSQSSKRSSNSRRSHHRSGGGGHEKSKSSSMGAEHFPATEKNADGSVRSLPNEIRQSPRKSVSIEDSRYGGSDIQVIEQSETPWIVRQPPDGREISMQQKAAMYTRMLLADLGPGQVIDPEMPTNAEMTGEIKLALRKEVRLEGDILYVEIIQARKITYKFKVTDHLPDLYVKAYLVVGNKRVAKKKTRICKHDLEPTFNETFKYNTSIKGLALQIMLWADGGRFGRNLLVGEALIWLDTVNFSRGSVEGWYKLFLSPHSTSKGTVRTP from the exons AAGACACAGGCGCGCGACCAAAGACAAGGACGGAACCTCAGGACATTCCTGATAAAAGTGAAATAAGACAAGACGAGCAGAGTCTAGATAACGTCAGTCCAAGTTCAACGTACGACAGCGGCCTCGGTGCAAGCACTAAGATACCATCGACTGATGACATGGAGGTTGAGGAACAGCGGCTGCAAAGTGACCGGATTCAATCACTTTCACTACACAGGCAGGGGACCACAGAGTCCCTCGACGATGACGAAATGCAAAGACAGTTGCTGGACATGGCTGTCGGCTCGTGCAGCCTTGACGACGATGAGATGCAGAGACAGCTTCTGGAGATGGCGGGTCTTGGAAGTGAGGATCAGGATGAAACGGATGATACATGTCAAACAATTCCACCTGGAGAGATCAGCCAATCTGATGACGTCCCAGTTGGCGATCGCGATGGTGCTTACGGTGAGGAATCACCAATTAGTACAATACCTGCGAAGGCTTCCTCAGTGTCTGTGTCTGCAGACAGGTCAGCAGATAGAACGGATACCGCCTCAGCTGCACCGGAGACACGCACAGAAACTATTACAGATAGGGAAGAAACAAAACAGGACAGTGAAAGTGCCAAACTCACGCAATACATACTCACTAATTCCACAAAAAATATTATGTCCATAAAAAATATGATCCGGCAGTTTGAATACAAGAGTGCATCATTTGACGATGAAGCACTCACTAGAGATATGTCCAAGACTGGGGCTGGTAAAGCAGACGGTCGGACTGTGACAAGGGGAAGGTTAAGGAAATCAGGCTCCCTCGATTCCAAAACCAGCGGGACGTTTCTGTTTGACAATCCTGTTTCCATGAAACCGACTAGGAAACACGACCCTAGATGGAGGCATGAAAGTCTTAGCGACAGTGAAATAAGGTCTGGCGGTAAACACATACCGATCGATACGAGCTCCCTTGTCAGAAGCAAGGCATCGCTGGCAAAAAGCGATTCTACGTTAGCAAGCAAAGGTAGACCGGACTTGTCTGGACTTGGAACGTCAATCAGTGTCGAGTCTGGCATTGGTAGCATGGAAAGTGAACTTAACGGGAAAAATGGGAAGAGTGCATCCCCTTCCATCAATACCAGCAGCGTGCAAGACGTTCAGGAGGGTCCGGAAATCCGATATCAATCATTCCACGATCTGAGGAAAGTGGGGACGGAGGAACCCACGCCAAGTGCCCAGCAAACACCCCAGTATAACAGACAAAAGCCATTAAATCTCCCTAAAAGAAGACGTGCAAAGCCGGTGATGGAGATCCCCCTATCGCCAATATGGGACGTTGAGATCGTGACCCCAGAATCAGATCATCCGGCAGGGGAGTTTCAGTCCCCTGAATACAGCAACCCAGAACTTGCCGAGGAATCACCCATCGAACCGATGGCGAAGGTGAATTATCATGAGGGAGAAGAATTGTGTGACGATCTGACGCAAAAGCCTGTAAAAGTTTATGAAAAGGTTGAGAAAGTGACCCTGGTGCATGATCCTCAAGAAATGCCCGTGCTCAGCGACACGACAGATGAAAAGGACCAAAAAAGCGAGGAAGTTGGCGAGCAACCACTGAAAGAAACAATCGATGTACACAGTACATTTGGCCTGCAAAAGCGTGCCTTAGATGCAGTTCCCGAAGAACCAGCTGACTTCAACAAACAAGTAGAGAAGAAAGAGGTGAGGGAGGGCGCACTGCCAAAGCCTGAATCAACAACACCAAAACTTCCAACGGCTGAGAGCAAATCAGAAGTTCCTGATGTTGGTGCTAAAGATACAGAGCGGCTTAGAAGAACGGAGAAAGAATACAAAAGTTACATCGAAACGTTCAAGCAGACTCCATCGAAAGAAGATGTCAGTGATGAGGCAGAAAAGGGTCCAGAAGTTCTTGAGGAAATCATCCAGAACAGTTCGGAAAGTACGACGACTGAAACGATCGCGGAAGAAACTTTCAACGGTGCTACCACAAAATCAAAGAGTGACGTTGAGTGTCACAAAATACAAGCGACAAAAATGCAAGTATTAGACCATAGTCTGGATGCCCCACCAGAATCGGATGAAAGTTCAAGCAAGAGGGATATCACTGACCAAACAACCAATGCAGTTGATCAGAGTGAGAGTAAATCGCTCTACAACACCATGCAGGCCCTGGGAACGATTGCTACCGTCGTGAAGGATAGAGAGGGGGCGATTTTCGTTGTGTCAAAATACGAAGAAGAAGAGGGTGATGATGACAGTAAAAACAAGGAAAAAGATGTAGACAAAAAAGATGTCGCGGACACATCGAGTCAGTCAAAGTCTGATGCTAAGGCGCTAACCAGGCGTCGACATAAacctgtgcccctcccacggacaagtaaacttCCTACCTTAAGTACATCTACTACAGGGTTCTTGGATGAAAAATTACCAAtatcaaaaactgaaaatgacGAGTCTTCAGCAAGAGACAGGCGAACACGAAGAACTCTACCTTCGACTGTTGCTGCAACAAAGACAACTGAATCGACCCCCACTGCGACAAAGGCTGGGGAAAACAACGCGAAGGCCACTTCATATGGGAAATACAGATCAAGATCACTCGACGCAATACCGCAGTCTAAGCTGCCTACAAGACTTGGTAAGATACCGGAAATGACGAGAATGAAATCTGAAGAGACGATGACGCAATCCAGCACAAGCAAATTACCCACGAAAATCCCACGTGTGAAATCAAAGAGTCCCCCTGTGTTTAGCAGACAAACAAGTACCAATGGGGACGGAGGATCTCCTGAATCAATATTGGAATCTCCGGTTACACCTGAAATAGCAACAAAGACATTTTCTGAACCCAAGCCGAGCAGTCCAACGCAGGACGCCCGAGGTAAAGAGCCAGCTTTTACCTTAGCTAGTCCTCCCAGAGAAGAAAGTCGTTCAGATGATAGCAAAACGTCGAGAACCGTCAAGACAAGAGCTTCACCTCCCGCACCACAGCAGAGAAAATCTGACTCAAAATCGGAACATGAGCGAGGCCGCGTGCCTTTAAGAAAGCAAAAGGAATCGATCACGGCGGACAGTAGTGGCGACAAAGTAGTGAAGCCACCTAAACCACCGGTCCCCCCTAGGAAAACAATCGGCACAGCGATGGGAAAGAGCTTTGATGGCAAACTCAATCCCCGACAAAAGGCAGCTACCGCAGAGATGGCGACCGAGACGGACGTCGAAGTGGCACCGAAACCGAGACCAATGAAAAACATCTCTACTGCGATGGGAACGAGCTTTGACGAAAGGAGATTCATGGGAAGATACTCGCCTAGGGCAACGACCGAATCCGCCACGGAAACATACGGGCAACTGTCAGAAGCGATGAGACAGAAAAAGGCAATGCTCAGTGAGGCTGTCGGTACAAGTTTTGAACAAGACGCTGCACCAATTAAAAAGCAAACGACAGAAACGGGCACTTCTCCGCCAACGCCGACAAAAAAGACGTTCAGCAGTATGGCTACAGGGAGTTTTGACGTGGGCTTAACTGACTCTAAGAAACTAGTGGAAAGTGGCACATCATCGGAGACAGcgacaaagaaaacagtccagaCAATCGCTACAGAAACCAGCTTTGAAGAGGTGCCGAAGAAAAGACCTTCCGTTGAAGAAAAGGGAACATCACCGCCAAGTAGTCCAAAAATTACACAAAGTGACCTCGAGCAGAGGTCGCCGGCCAGAGCAGCCGAAGTCGTCCTGGGCGTAACAACTGGGAGCACAAGTTATCACCAAAACCAGTTGATATTTGTATCAGCAAGCCAACAGAGAAAGTCAACCGACAGAAGAAATCATTCCGAGGCGGCAAAAGTGGGCCTACCAAGAACCGTGAGCGTGGGAACAAACACTGACGACGATATGCTGAGGAGGTCTTCGATCGACCAACTGTTAGAGGATATGGACATCAGACCGTCGTTTACGATGTCGACTTACAGCGATGACGAGTATACAGTTCCGTCTGTTGCGAGGGCTAGGAGGTTGTCATTAGAAGACAGCGACCGAAGAAGCTCGTCTTTACCATCGACGCCGAGCAGAATTCCAAGATCACCAAGTAGG AGTACATCAAGCGACACAGAGGGCTTTGACAGCGATGCCGACACGCCAAGGAAGATACGCCGTCGTCTGCCGGAGATTCCGCCAGATGCCGTACCCGCTCCAATGCCAAGGCGAAGCAAGACTTCCAAAGCGGACAGGGAAGTTTCTGAACAAGAAGCTGAACGCGCCAGCGAACTGAACAAGGTCAAGGAAATGCTGTTCAAGAAAGCTGAGGAACTGGAGAGACAACGTAGCATGAGTGAAAAAACTAAAACCACTTCAGACATTCCAGGTCAACGCCAAGAAGTAACTCGTATCACGGTCAGACACACGAAACTACCGACCGTTGCGAAAAAGAGTGGCGGTGGCGCGAAGGTTGCTACTTCGGTTGGCGCCACGCCAAAGCCTTCCTCGATCGGTTTCGGAAACGGTGCTAAAACTGCAAGTGCAGTGCGTGCAAAACAAGCCATTCCAAGCACTTCATCGAAGAGATCATCTCCACCTCAGGAAAAGCAAGTCTCTAAACAGCCTCCTCCTCCTTCCAGGGAGAGGTTCGGTTATAAACGGTCCTCGCCTACCTCTGCCAAACAAAAACAGGCGAAAAGCGAAGACGCCGAGGAGACAAGTAACTTGACGCAGATGGTGTTTCTCACAAAGTCAGAGGAAGACATCATAAGAGAAATCGAAAAGCAAATCAGCGATACCTCTGGAACAGAGTACAGAGCATTTGAGCCGGCGGAAATCAAGAGAGAAGTGCGGagaaaatatgcagattacatcgGTCACGACTTCGACCTCAATTCATTGTCGAAACTTAATACTGCATCGTCGCCCGTCACGACCAAAGAATCAACGACACCTGATAGACCAAAACGGGAGTCACCGACTCAACGCGGTAGCCGGTCGTCACCGAAGCAAAGTGAAACTAGCAGCAAAAAGAAAGTATCACCTACTAAAGATATGAGGACgacaaaacaaagtgaaatgGTCGGACACAAGAGAGATTCGCCGACAAAAGACGACAGAACGAGTAGGAGTCGTCTACCTCTGAGAAAGTTCACACCGACAACAAAACAAGAAGCTTCGAGGAAATCGAGTGGCGAGCAAACACGAAAAACGGATGATAAACCCGCATCACAGGTCCCAAAATACCAATACATTGGAAAAGCTGACAAAGACACCCCTCATAAGATGCAATCCAACAGCAAATTGGACACCAGCAAAAGCAGAAAAGAAGACGACAAGGATAGCAAAGATGATGTTTCGAGTCCGAACAGGTCACCAAAAGCGCAGAGCAGAGCGTCACCACAATCGTCCCCACAAAGACGGCGGCACAGACGGCAAAATTCCGATCCTCACGTACAGAAGTTTTCACCAATCAAAGAAGACAGTGATTTTGAGACGCAGATATCTGCTGCCGAGCTGTCTAAATCGAAGAAGTCCGACAAGCCGTCGCACGGCACCAGCAAGTCCTCGTCGACGAAAGATTCGATGCCGCTTCCGAAACAAACAAGGCGACGAAAAGACACGCCGACAGTCATGCCAATGTCAGAAGAGATC ATTGCACAGGCGGAGCGGATGAGTCAAGAGGGGGAAATCATCGAAAGAAAAATCAAAGAAGAAAAGCGAGAACAGTTAAGAAAGGAAattgaaaagagaaagaaacagATGGAGGAATCGGCGAGGAAACTGGAGGAAATAAAAGCAATGCGAAAATTTGACTCTCAACTGGACACAGTTAAGACAAGCTACAGCTATGATGATAAATTGAGAAATATTGAGACAAGTAGACTGGGTGACCATGACAGACAATATGGATCTTTGGAAACTATGTCAATGGCAAGGAACATGCCGAATTTTAGTCTCTCGCAGTCCAGTTCGTTCAACTCTTCCTCAGACGATATGTACATGCCCGGAAGCCAACACCTGATCTTCCCGTTGAAAAGTCCGCAGCGAACAAGGCAAGAGGAAGAGGAGATGGGGTATCACCAACAGAAGAAGACGGCTGATAGACAGatacattatgatgaaatcacgGGCAGCGCTGTACACATCGTCCAGCAAAACATCGTCACCAGCAAGGACGGCCAGCAGCAGTTGCCGGTGTCGGGCATGCGCAGAAGCGCTGCGTTCACAGGACGCGACGAAATCGATGCGGGCTTGACAGAAAGTGCTCCTGAACTTGAAACTTCAGACAAGACG GAAAGTCCCAAGAGGAAGCGTACCGGCTTTCACAAAACACAGGGTAACGGAGAATATAGCGGCGCCCCCACAAGTCCAAGTAAGGCCATCCTGGCAAGATCAAAGGCTGTGTCTTCTCCTACATTTCGATCAA GTGCAGCCGAAGGAAAGAAGATTAAAATCAGGGCTGAATCTGAGAGAAGCGCATATTCATCTGCGGAATTCGGTAGTTTTG ATTTCCGTTCTGTGGGCCGAGACACCGATTGGTCAGACCCCCACGGCGAGAGTGATGACGAATCCTACGCGGTTAAAGGCAGTGGTTCTCGCTATCGTGGCGATAGGTCACACAGAGATAAGAGCAGAGAT ATGATGTCACCTGTCAGTGTATCCAGTGCGCATGGGCATCGAACCAAGACATTTCTGTTCAGCAGAGACCCGAAGGACAGGTCCGTCAGAG CTTGCGTTTCAGGGAATGGACTTGGATTGAAGATAGTCGGAGGCAAGCGAATCCCGGGGACTGATCAAATAGGGGCGTACATCGCTGCCATCTACCCAGGCAGCGTCTGCGAGCAGGTCGATGACCTGCGGGAAGGTGATCAAGTCTGCGAATGGAACGGGACCAGTCTGACCGGACGGACCTACGAAGAGGTGCAGCAGATTATTCGGTCGACAGACGGAGAAGTTGAGTTGAAAGTGAGATG CAGTGGTGTCAGCATGTGCGAGTCTCCTAGGAAACCACCGCCAAGCAAACAACCAAGCGAGAGTTATCAGTCCTCTATGGAAAATATTCCTGAGCACGATGAAG AAGGTGACCTTGAAAAGCAGAGATACTCGCCAAGTTCTGGCATAGACCCTACTCAGCTCACTCGAAGGCTTGAAGGCATATCTCGagctcagtcacaatcaggaTCCAGCGGATCTTCTGTTAAGCATAGTAGTCCCCCAAAATGGCCAGAATCACCAGGTGTGTCTTCACCGAGCGAGCCCTCTACGCCAAAG GGATCCAGAAAACAACATCAGCATCATCACCATAGAGAAAAGAGGCACCACAGAGTATCGGGAGAAATTCAG CTCCAGATAAGGTACGAACCTCGCACACACGACCTTCAGATTAACATAATTCGAGCCAGGGGACTTGCTCCTAAAGACTTCAACGGTTTAGCAGATCCATTCGTGAAAGTGTATTTGCTACCAGGTAGAAG TGCGGAAAACAAGCGACGGACAAAATACATCGCCAGGTCATTGAACCCACAATGGGAACAGGTTGTGTTTTACAGAAATCTAAGTCCAGCTGATTTGCAGAAGAAAAGCATCGAGTTCACCGTATGGGATTACGACAGATTTTCACCAAATGATTTCATGGGAGAG GTATTGATAGACCTAGCTGAGAGTCAGTACTTGGACAACAGACCGCGCTGGTTTCGACTACATGAACACGATGAAAACAACAGTGCGCAGCTTCCAAAGCCCAAGACGCTGTCTCCCATCCGGCAAAGATCGCCTTCTAAGTCACACACATTAGTGCTGCAGAAATGCCGGAGTCACCAGGATGTGATGGACGACCAACCAAGAGACAGAAGTAGTAGCAGAAGCGCCGAGAAGACACGATCCTTAACACAGCTCTCTCGAACCGAGAGTGATGACAGTGCCAAAGAGGGCGCCGCATCACTAAGGccacagcgccctcatatgcCACCGTCATTCTGGAAGGAAG ATAAATCTGCCGCGCCAATAATGAGAAAAGAAAGCAAAACGGCTATTGATCGGCCCACTACCACAACACATTCAGCAATGACAGCAGGAAAGAGAATTGCGGCAAAAGAAAACATTCACAGTGCAACTTTTCCGCCCACTACTTCATCTAGCGCAGTGATACACACGCCAACTGCAGCTTCACGGAAAGCTTATTCGCCCGACGAACCCCACGACGCTGCCCACGCGGCGCTCGCGGCTGCCGAAGAGGTCGTGAGACAATTACAACCAG CCTTGTCGGAGAGCAGCTCCAAAAGTTACACGGACAGTCCTCTGCAGCAGCGGAAAAGTTACataagtgatgacgtcatgatCGGGGGCGGATATTCGCTGTCATCTATTCCGATTCCCATGAGAAGAACCCTATCTGCCGGTGATACAACGCCATCATTAGAACACCTTGCAAGAAATAGTCGAATCAGAAGAAAG CCACATTATGGATCGGGTGACACCACAGACAGCAGTAACATAAGTACTCCAAGATCAAGCAGACACAGTAGCCGGGAACGAGGACAGGCCAGGTCGTCTCCGGTGAGACTTCTGAGGAAAGAAACAACAGACACCACAACGAGTACCAAGTCATCCTACTATTACACAGCAGACTCCAAACCACCATCTA CAAACTATGGACAAGCTGACAGTTACCACATGCCACCATTGCACATACAACCACAGCCCACCATCCAGAGTTACTATGGTTACGACCCTAGTATCAGCATCACGACTGACACTACGTACCTCAGCCAATCACAAAGCTCTAAGAGATCATCAAA TTCCCGCCGAAGTCATCACcgtagtggtggtggtggtcaCGAAAAGAGCAAGTCAAGTTCCATGGGTGCTGAGCATTTCCCTGCAACAGAGAAAAATGCAGATGGTTCTGTGCGATCTCTTCCCAATGAGATCAGACAATCACCAC gAAAAAGTGTTTCAATTGAAGACAGTAGGTATGGAGGTAGTGACATCCAAGTAATTGAACAAAG TGAAACGCCTTGGATTGTACGCCAGCCACCAGATGGACGTGAAATAAGTATGCAACAAAAAGCTGCCATGTATACGAGAATGTTACTGGCTGACTTAGGTCCTGGGCAGGTGATCGACCCAGAAATGCCAA CTAATGCAGAAATGACCGGGGAAATAAAACTTGCACTCAGAAAAGAGGTGAGGCTGGAGGGCGATATTCTCTACGTTGAAATAATACAAGCCCGGAAGATCACGTATAAATTCAAAGTCACCGATCATTTACCAG ATCTCTACGTTAAGGCGTACTTGGTAGTTGGTAATAAAAGGGTGGCCAAGAAGAAAACGCGGATCTGCAAACACGATCTGGAGCCTACATTCAATGAAACGTTCAAATATAACACGAGTATTAAAGGTCTGGCCTTACAG ATCATGCTGTGGGCGGACGGTGGTAGGTTTGGGCGAAACTTGTTGGTAGGTGAAGCTCTGATATGGCTCGATACAGTCAATTTCAGTCGGGGGTCTGTCGAAGGGTGGTATAAACTATTTCTGTCTCCTCACTCAACGTCTAAAGGTACTGTGAGGACACCGTAA